The sequence tctgtgtgttttattgggctgggcgaagatttccaagtaaataacctgttacagatcgcttcgaaacaagctagggaagcataactgtactacgtgcgtatgttcgcggttcgtacgcatccggccgcatgtcaatttttcgcacacccgtagtttcagccgcacatgtatggcggcgtaagaactgcgtacggatttgtacgcagtgtgaacatagccctaatgtgtgtttttattttcctaCTGAACCAGAGCCTCATGTATTGAAACCCAATACTTCAGCATTAGTGGAACTCTCAGACTACTTGATGAATGGATACCATAAAGGTGTGAGACCTGTAAAGAACTGGAGAAGAACCaccacagtatatatagagatagCCATAAATACAATCCTTGAAGTGGTaagctttttttctttctatatatatatatatatatatatatatattttttttttttttttttttcccatgcacAATATTGATTTGAGTGGTGCAATGCTTTCATTCCCCTGTGGTGGCTCTGCAGATATATACTGGACACTACTGTCTGGTTTGCCAGTTAGTTGCTGGGAGTCCCAGAGGGTGGATATTTGCTATTCACTTATAGTCAAGGGACTATCAAAACCAGGGAACTCTTTTGAACCCTGTAAAATTCTTCATACGTAACACTCTTAGGAACCTACATAGTAAAACATCCATTTAAATAGAAAATGTGCTAATTCATCATCTCCAAGTCATGATATGTTAACTATTAGGTAAAACAGCTGTACACAAGTGTATCTAAAATCTAGGAAACAACCGTTTGTTTTGCTAATTGCACTTTATACCACTTGTCTCAATAGGAAAAGAAAATTAGTATCTATGAATTTTAATAGAGAAAACATTTGGCAGATTGAATCATTTACTGAAAATAAAATGTTGATGGAGAATTCAGACTTTCAGGCTATAGTTTCCACTAAACCTATGAAATAAGCCTAATATCACGCAGAAAggaatccttaaagggatatacACCTCTGCAACCATGTTCTAGGAATTCTTGGTccagttaaaggagaaatccggcaaaaattttattaaagtattgtattgcccccccctccccccccccaaaaaaaaattatacaaatccccaatttacacttattacgggaaatgcttataaagtgccttttccctgcacttactactgcatcaaggcttcacttcctggataacatggtgatgtcacttcctggataacatggtgatgtcatgaccggactcccagagctgtgcgggctgtggctgctagagaggatgatggcagggggtgcttagtgtccctccagtgccccgtgtccctcagtgtccatctgccatcatcttctccagcagccacagcccgcacagcactaggagtcgggtcgtgacatcaacatgttataaggaagtgacatcaccatgttatccaggaagtgaagccttgatgcagtagtaagtgcagggaaaaaagcagtttataagcatttcccgtgataagtgtatattggtcatttgtataactttttttttgggggggggagggcaatacaatactttaataaaaaaaaattgccagacttcttctttaagggttTGTTCAAACTACAAAATCAGtgtgaaatttcaagcagaatccggGCCGTGAACTTAACTTGAAGTTCCGTCTGTTTCgttgattcaataggatgtctTGCGCACtccaccatctgcccaaagaattgacttgtcaattcttttcttctttcttttaacAGGAGGAGAAAAACCAAATTGTGAAAAGCTATATATCGTACAACCAGGTAGGTAGTGTTACAAATGTTTAGATTTTCTTCATAAATATATAAAGTACTAGTTTTTTTCTCTATGTATTACTAACTTGATCACAATATTCCTGGAGTGTCATCTGTTTCTtcccagctcagctacatctagTTCTTTCAATACTGCAGCTGGGTGATGTGACCACCAGTCTGACAACCAGAAAATTACAACATCTACTGTTTAAACAAGAAGTCAGTCTGTCCTTTCATACAGAGCTCCTGACTTATTTTAAAACATCATCACCTCCTTAGACGATCAGCTCCACCCCCCTTGTTTATGTCCCATGCCGATgctgttctattgatatgctacacttaaagcgaatatacctaatggtacattggcttaaaaaatatgttaaCAATTTAAACATTTGGTTTCTAACAAAACTGTATTTTTTTACCTTATACAGTCATGGGTGGATGATTTTCTTACATGGGATCCAACCCAATTTGACAACATCACATACATCTACCTTCCCACGAATTCAATATGGCTACCAGACATTATGATTGAAGAAGTGTAAGTCCAAGTCTAAATCCTCATGGGTTATAAACATTATATATGAcccaatacaatattttaaaggggctgtccatggAAATTTTCTTATTTTTAGCTGCCTTCCTGCCCCATGTGGCCTTCTAAACATTCagtgcacactgtatatatatatatatatatatatactagaaaatgtacccggcgctgcccgggtataaagtgtcagtgtgttaattagatttgttctaaggtgcccaggtggccaagctaaaggtattgtttcatcagtgaaattagtgtatacctgtagtgcatagttggaggggttctgtatacccacaatgtatagtttttaggggtctcgcatatctgtagtgcatagttggggggggttgtatacctatagtgtatagttgggggggtcctgtatacctgtaatgtgtagttggggggggctgtatacctgtagtgtatagttgagggaggtcctgtatacctgcagtgtacagttggtgaaggtcctgtatacctgtactgtatagttcgggggtcctgtatacctgtagtatatagttggtgctgtatacctgtaatgtatagttgctggaggtcttgtatacctgtaatttatagtttgagggtcctggatacctgaagtgtataattggtggaggtcttgcatacctgtagtatatagttcgggggtgctgtatacctgtagtgcatagtttgaaggtcctgtataactgtagtatagagttggtggaggtcctgtatacctgaagtgtatagtttggggtcctatatacctgtagtatatagttggtgcagttcctgtatacctgtagtatatagctttggggtcctgtatacctgtagtttagagttcgtgaaggtgctgtatacctgtagtatatagttggtggagttcctgtatacctgtagggtatagttttggggtcctgtatacctgtagtgtatagtttggggtcctgtatacctgtagtatatagttggtggaggtcctgtatacctgaagtatatagtttgtggaggtcctgtatgcctgtagtgtatagttttggggtcctgtatacctgtagtgtaaagtttggggtcctgtatacctgtagtatatagttggtggaggtcccgtgcacctgtagtgtatagttttggggtcctgtatacctgtagtgtcctgtatacctgcagggtcgtatttaccattaggcacccatggtctggtgcgtagggtagcaccttgcagaggggcagtaccctcccgttcagacttgccagaaaatctggtgtcttttcgggttgggtatggcggtattggtcaggtctggtatagcggtgttatccagtcacagtatggcggtattggtcaggtctggtatggcagtgttatttagtcacagtgtgtcggtattggtcatgtctggtatggcagtgttatccagtcacagtatggcggtattggtcaggtgtggtatgacagtgttacccagtcacagtatggaggtattggtcaggtctggtgtggcggtgttatccagtcatggtatggcggtattggtcaggtctggtgtatcagtgttacccagtcacagtttggtatacctgtagtgccctgtatatacatgtactgtatagatggagtagggggtcctgtatacctgtagtgccctgtatatatatgtactgtatagatggagtagggggtcatgtatatacatgtactgtatagatggagtagggggtctaccagttattactgtggatgttgtgaggcagcttccctagcaaccattactCCCTGTGAAaaggaaagcagtaatcctattggttgctaaggctccaactgccgtgtctgctgcagctaattatatcacctgtgtttgcagtgaggagattttcccattcatctctatggggcgccgctctttcccctccccctcacctcctgtacatctggcggggatgggaccttcgctaaaaccttcccgggcacccaatgtatctgtgtgccaaatttggggtcaaacggttcaggtgtttggaagtctatagaggacagacagacagacagacagacagacagactttgatttttatgatatatatatatatatatatatatatatatatatatatatatatatatctacattgaTGAATGGCTGCATTTGACAACCATTGATGATTGTTCTTTGTCTTCAGTGTTGGCACTGTAGAGTCTAAAGATATCCCTTACACCTATGTGAACAGTCGAGGCATAGTATTCAAGAGCAATCCCCTACACATCACAACTTCCTGCAACCTTCACATCTACTATTTCCCTTTTGATCTCCTGAACTGCTCCATCTCATTCAGAAGCTGGCTGCACTCAAGTAAGATGATCCGAATGTTCTTTTATATGATATTTTCGCCTtcgtgtatttttattttagcatCCTTTCCGTAGATGTATTTCATGCTGCATGGTCTGCATCTCATATGGTTCACATCTTCAAAATATATCTTTCAGCTCATGATATAAATCTATCGTCTTGGAGAACGGCAAAGGATATTATACGTCTCCCAGCTGAGAACGAAGGACAATGGGATCTTGTAGATGTGGTGCCCCGTTACCACTTACTGACTGATCATAACCTCCAGTTTGGGCAAATAAAATTCTATGTAAGTTACTGTTGTGTCTAACAATGGTTTTAGGGTATAGTATCAGCATATGTAGATACTAGCTGTATCCACATTCTAAATAAAAATTCTAAAGTACTGTTAAATAGGCCCTGTTCACTTCAAAGTACTGTATGGCCTTCCATCAGTGGACTCCTGATGTATAACTCTAACACAAGGCTACACCGTATCCCACTGTAATGGAGTCCAGTAAGATACCTTACCAGCTCCCAGTAGGAATCCCTAGGGAGGCTCAAGTGATGTAACTGCCTATATATGGACAGTTGCCATATATGGATAAAATagtttcttctcctcctcctgacaACCACCCAACACAATAGCACCACTCTGCCGATAGCtgagcaggaggagaggagggggtccCTGCATTTCTTCCTAAAGGATCTTCTATGAATGGACAGTGATGTCATTGGGGATGGGATACCCTACTTGGGTATTCTGTCACCCATtcacaaacagatttttttattttagtatgcATAGCATAGTCTATTACTATATTCCATACTtaacttttagggtgcgttcacactgacgaaaacaggcggaaattccctGCCACGGACTCAGCTCGAAATCCGGCCTGCCTCACTTTCTCAgtgttatgtatagggcgcctctgctcaaagaaatgacacgtcagttggaatttctgcctgttttcctcagtgtgaacacacccttagtggAATACTAACATATACCAATCAGAGGCCAAAAGGACACTGGAACCCTAAGGACAATAgggagagagatttatcaaagggtgaaaatatacactagtgtaaactgcccatagcaaccaatcaaagctcagctttcagctttgtTAAAATGAAAGAAAGGCTGTGATTGGATGTTGTGGGCAATTTACAGCAGTGCATATTTTACatccttaagctatgttcacacaacatatcggcaacaacggccatactttttacgaaaagatacgttgccttgtcttctatggaatccaaacagtatacactctggccgggatctctcgtggcgccgcagaaaactgacatgtcagttttctgcagccgctattatctaagtgtgcagtggggagttcttatGCGGGCTGCAAagatcagtaccggccgggatgatctttttagagaccggccattccgggtcacagaacggccggtctcttagaCAGTCTGAACATAGTCatagataaatctgggcctagaaGTGTATAAGTAGCCATTTTGACATGCAGACTACACATGGGGCAAGCATGATTTTAATGCCCCTTACAGGCAAAGGGGCGTTTCTCATTTTGTTAGCTGTGGTAAAAATAGCCCCTTTCCATAAGCCATATTAAGGTATATAAAGTCCTCTACTAATGGTGTCTTATAGTACTATATTTCCATTGCGGTATGAAGGATCAAGACAGTAGTTTCCAAACAGAACCACAGATTCCCACTTGGAAACAAGATGAGTTTAAAAGTGTCAAGCATTTGAATGTGTGTATATAGTTTTAACTAGGTATACATCTATTTCTAGTACAAGGTCCTTCAATGTACTTCATATCCATTGTAATAGTTTATTACACCTGAACCAAGCCTTGTATTCTCTCTTTCCTACATTTGTCCCCATAGTTAGGTCTCAGGAGAAGACCCCTCTTCTATGTTGTGAATCTGATTCTTCCCAGCATTATCCTCATGGTATTGGATATTATTGGGTTTTATATACCACCGGAGAGTGGAGAAAGAATATCATTCAAGATTACTCTTCTTCTGGGTTACTCTGTATTTCTCCTCATTGTATATAATGCATTACCTGCAACCGGAGCTCCGTTAATAGGTGAGAGCAGAGCAATACACAAGCAGACATATAAGAATCAAAACTTACAAAAACTATGTGAAATGCTATTTATTAGGAAAGCATTGTGCACGAGCGCAGTGCCTCCTCCCTTTCTTTTCTTATGGCTCAATATCTTAATATGAGATTACCACCATAAAAAAACAAGGTAACATAATTTCACATTACTCTGTCGGAAGATGTATGTACCATATGTGTCTATTTATCACCACCTAGTGGTTGTGTTTTGAATTGCCATCTGTTAAGGGGCATAAATGTGTTTGATAGCAGCTAAAGATGAGAGAATCTTGAGCAATGCATGCGGCATTTGATCACCTGTGGCTGTAGAGGTTGAATGCTGCCATACAGCTGCCTTAAACACATGAATACAGTCTTAGGCcacgggctgtatccatgttttccagaactccctagggcttcatccaactcacagcatgaaatctgatgcagatacggtatgtgtgtttctaccctaagGAGGAATACAAACAGTGCACTGGTCTAACTTGTACCCATTCCCAGTACAGCATGGAACAGAACCATTGTTGTGAGCGGGttgcttccatacttgttattatctattcagtgtcATTCCCCAGTCATcaattgctgctttctgctgaagacacaaggatctgtgtgtgagccgttcactctgtctccccctcctcccccctcccttttgagacaactgatgtaaacagGTGCTTGACTGGCTTCATCCACAACATtttatcttctttgtaatgctgggagggttattctgaagacaagttgctgatgaactcactgtaatcgtcccggcattacaaagaagctacaatgttgcagatacaatTACACACACTGGTTTGTGATAGAGATGAGAGATGATCTTAAAAAATAGAGGATGTAGTACCTGCctacaccactagatgtcactctatcAATTAGAACTTACCCACAAATAAAATTGTATACGAATAGAAAAACACAATGGGCTtaattcataaaaatatataaagaatttttattgtatataataggtaccaatacacaAACAATTGTAACCGATATAAAATGAagttattttaaaaatttttgaccctaataaaaatacatataagaaTGGTGTCAGCAATGCGGTATTATACCCATAACAATTTTCTAAAATGGGAATATAGCTATAAAGTGCATAAAATCATATACTGTTCTAGTACTGACCCAATATCATTCCACATATAAACAAAGACAGCCAAGTGGCCACTATAGCATTTAGAAAATATTGCACATACCCATATTGTCTGACACCGCACAAGCcgttcctacgtacgtttcgctgtTGCACGCTTCCTCGGGGAACTGCCTACTTCTGATCTTACCCCCCTTAAATATGCTTCAATACTAATTGATAGCCATGCTCCTTCCGGGACTGCGGCGCGCTGGACCGGAAGCGGAGGCCGCGTCACATCCGGTCCGGCAGCTCACCCCAAGTGCGCATGTCCGCAACAGGAgacgtcacggacatgcgcacatCAGGTACTGAGGCCGGCAGGATGCGACGACGGCGTCAGCAACCGCTCCAGTGCGCACGCCCGGGAATGTTAGGTCACATGGCTCTGTTTAACCAATCATGGATTCGCTTTTCATGATGCTGAGGAACATTATCAAAGGACACTCTCTAAATACGAAGCCCTCGCTCTCACAATAACATTGTGTATACATGATTATAACAATTACCAGGGTAATCATTGCCTTTAGagagaatataatatatatataaatatacaaaagcGTGAAAATCGTGAGACATAATTatgaatatatataataataaagaaaatatgttttataatacaataataagaaaaatgTGAATATAGATCATATAAAGTGATATAATGGACAATAGTGAAACATGATTATATCAAAAATCATGATTATAAGTGATTAATTATAATAAAGTACATTTAAAGTGCAGCAcaaaaaaacgcaaaaaacactaaaaacaaaaataccTAATGTGAATAGTGATAAGGGTTATATCCCAAAAATTGTAAAAACAAACACATATTGTGTAATAGCTAtaatatctacatatatatacatacacatatacctaaatatacacatatataagataaaatacatatatatatacacccataaatccaaaagaatttttttaaggCAATAATTTATTCGTTGTATACAAAGGAGAGAATAGCATTTCCCATGTAGAGAGATATCTCTCAAAGCATCATAAACCTCATTCCTCCAACACGAAGGAAGTTCCACAGATGTCCACCAGATGAAATCTTCTCCAAAGTCTCAGTAatatacagtaagaaaaaataaaaaaacctaaaATAGTAGGAAAACCTGCAGGAATATAATTCCGCAGAAAAAGAAgcacagaaagaaaaagaagacagAAGAAAGGATAAAAAACAAGATATTAATACATGGATTTACAAAAATgaaacaaaactacaattctcattcaTGCCCATAGGGGCCAGGGTACCTAAAATAGTGATCCAACGACATTCCTTTTGAGCTAAAATCTTCCGCACATTGCCCCCTCTGATTCCAACCTTGACTTTCTCGATCCCTCTCACCAGAAAACTTTTTGGGTCACTGTCATGATAAAGTTTAAAATGTTTGGGTATTGTTTTTAAGGTTTCTATTTCATCGATATTTTTTGCCGCCACAATTCCCCTTACGTGTTCCCTCACTCTGATCTTTAATTCTCGAGAGGTGAGTCCCACATATATCTTGCCACACCCACACGTGGCATAATACACCACGTGTGTGCTGCTGCAAGACACATAGTCCCTAATTTTGAATTCCCGTTCTCCATCAGCCGAGGAGAAAGAGTTTGTTCTCAATATATTGGGGCAGGCTACACAGTTACCACAGGGGTAACATCCGGTTCTCACAAAAATTCTTTTGGatttatgggtgtatatatatatgtattttatcttatatatgtgtatatttaggtatatgtgtatgtatatatatgtagataATATAGCTATTACACAATATGTGTTTGTTTTTACAATTTTTGGGATATAACCCTTATCACTATTCACATTAggtatttttgtttttagtgttttttgcgtttttttgTGCTGCACTTTAAATGTACTTTATTATAATTAATCACTTATAATCATGATTTTTGATATAATCATGTTTCACTATTGTCCATTATATCACTTTATATGATCTATATTCAcatttttcttattattgtattataaaacatattttctttattattatatatattcatAATTATGTCTCACGATTTTCACgcttttgtatatttatatatatattatattctctCTAAAGGCAATGATTACCCTGGTAATTGTTATAATCATGTATACACAATGTTATTGTGAGAGCGAGGGCTTCGTATTTAGAGAGTGTCCTTTGATAATGTTCCTCAGCATCATGAAAAGCGAATCCATGATTGGTTAAACAGAGCCATGTGACCTAACATTCCCGGGCGTGCGCACTGGAGCGGTTGCTGACGCCGTCGTCGCATCCTGCCGGCCTCAGTACCTGatgtgcgcatgtccgtgacgtcTCCTGTTGCGGACATGCGCACTTGGGGTGAGCTGCCGGACCGGATGTGACGCGGCCTCCGCTTCCGGTCCAGCGCGCCGCAGTCCCGGAAGGAGCATGGCTATCAATTAGTATTGAAGCATATTTAAGGGGGGTAAGATCAGAAGTAGGCAGTTCCCCGAGGAAGCGTGCAacagcgaaacgtacgtaggaacgGCTTGTGCGGTGTCAGACAATATGGGTATGTGCAATATTTTCTAAATGCTATAGTGGCCACTTGGCTGTCTTTGTTTATATGTGGAATGATATTGGGTCAGTACTAGAACAGTATATGATTTTATGCACTTTATAGCTATATTCCCATTTTAGAAAATTGTTATGGGTATAATACCGCATTGCTGACACCAttcttatatgtatttttattagggtcaaaaaatttttaaataactTCATTTTATATCGGTTACAATTGTTtgtgtattggtacctattatatacaataaaaattctttatatatttttatgaattaagcccattgtgtttttctattcgtatacaatgttgcagatacagcctgccagggacttgtttacatcagccgtctcagaagggaggggggagacagagagaaaggctcacacagagatttttgtgttttcggcaGAAAACAGCTGCTTctaactgggggaagaagacagaatagataataataagtatagaaggaattgttagcctcaccatggctagcaacatatcaaaagttatatttgagtaaAATACCCTTTTAAAACAACATCTTGGGGGCATTTTAGATTGTTAAACCTGAGaaaacatagtgtgcacataaccaTTATGTTTCCTTATTACAGCCATGTCACATACTGAAACATAGGGACACAGATGCAAAGTGCCATGACATgtgtcctgtactatatatacgagGGGAGGGGGGTGCTTTTCTTTGTAGCTAATTGATGTCATTACATTTAACGTCCACAATGACATTCCTGTGTGTGTCGATGTTTATTTCCTCTCTTTTTCTATCGTAAATAATGGCTTATTCCTCAGCAATCAGACAATACAATTATACATAAAATGATTAAGTTGTCTGGAAACATTAAAATGAGGAGCAGCAAAATATATCAATATTTTTCtagtaataaaacaataaaaaaatgaggaaAACAAGCGTAAATCATGGAGTAAACAGGAAACTGGTAAATTTATTATG is a genomic window of Dendropsophus ebraccatus isolate aDenEbr1 chromosome 12, aDenEbr1.pat, whole genome shotgun sequence containing:
- the LOC138768689 gene encoding 5-hydroxytryptamine receptor 3A-like, whose translation is MVPVLILLVLLPYTEPHVLKPNTSALVELSDYLMNGYHKGVRPVKNWRRTTTVYIEIAINTILEVEEKNQIVKSYISYNQSWVDDFLTWDPTQFDNITYIYLPTNSIWLPDIMIEEVVGTVESKDIPYTYVNSRGIVFKSNPLHITTSCNLHIYYFPFDLLNCSISFRSWLHSTHDINLSSWRTAKDIIRLPAENEGQWDLVDVVPRYHLLTDHNLQFGQIKFYVSLRRRPLFYVVNLILPSIILMVLDIIGFYIPPESGERISFKITLLLGYSVFLLIVYNALPATGAPLIGIYFALCMILLLISLTQSILIVRSFHQQNLRPEVPKWLKTLVLEKMTLFISIKDREKSDASNSGSCSHNENVSSETPPIYNNETEGGCYVPAQLKMVYAKYLEVLNHIVDEITCIRVHLQSTKEQDKDWRHVAYVLDTFLFRVYLVLLITYTVSIVCLWSR